GGCAAGACGTGAACGACCAGCTCGGCCTTGGAGACATCGATCCCGACAAAGCGCTGCATAGACATAGGCGTTCTCCGCAGTAAACTCAGGGACGAGAGATCTCCTGCCGATGCCCATGCTTGTAGGTTCGAGCTCGCGGCTCAGGCAACTGTTCGGGCTTGCTGGCAGGAGAAACGGAGTGCGGCGGCCCTGACTCCTACTCGTGCTCGTGAGGCACTGCGACTTAGCGGCCTGCCGCACTCCGCTCTCACCTCAACGATAGACCTGCGTAAGACACAAGCGGCTTTAGCCGCGACCGGGCTTCACCGGTAACGCTCGGTCGCGGCTGAAGCCGCTCCTACAGGAGCTGCTTGCGCGCGGCCAGTTGCGCGCACAGCGCGACCGCGGCGAACAGGCTGGACGGATCGGCGACGCCGCGCCCGGCCAGTTCCAGCGCGGTGCCGTGGTCGACCGCCACGCGCGGGTAGGGCAGGCCCAGGGTCAGGTTCACCGCCTGCTCGAAGCCGCTGTACTTGAGCACCGGCAGGCCCTGGTCGTGATACATCGCCAGCACCGTGTCGACGCCGGTCAGTTTCTGCGGCAGGAACGCGGTGTCGGCCGGCAGCGGGCCGAGCAGGCGCATGCCTTCGCCGCGCAAGGCGGCGAGCACCGGTGCCATCACCTCGATCTCCTCGCGGCCCAGATGGCCGTCTTCGCCGGCGTGCGGATTCAGTCCGAGCACTGCGATGACCGGCTCGGCGATGCCGAATTCGCTGCGCAGCGCGGCGTGGACGATGCGCAGGCAGCGCTCCAGCAACGCGGGCGTCAGTGCATCGGCGACCGCGCGCAACGGCAGATGGGTGGTGGCCAGGGCCACGCGCACGATGTCGTTGGCGAGCATCATCACCACCTCGCGCCCGGCATGGCGGGCGAGCAGCTCGGTGGTGCCGGTGTAGGCGATGCCGCCGTCGTTGATCGCCGCCTTGTGCACCGGGCCGGTGACCAGGCCGGCCAGTTCGCCGCGCAGGCAGGCGTCGGCGGCCTGGGTCAGCGCGCCGATCACCGCGACGGCATTGGCCGGCTCGGTTTGGCCGAAACGGCTGGGCACGGCGTTGCCGACCGCGCGCAGGCGCAGGTCGCCGGGGGCGATGGCAGGGGCGGATTCGGGCAGCAGCTGCAGCGGCAGCGACAGCGCCGCAGCGGCGGCGCGCAAGGTGTCGGGATCGGCGAAGGCCAGCAGCTGGCAGTCGCGTCGCGGCTGTTGGGCCAGCCGCACGCACAGTTCCGGGCCGATC
This sequence is a window from Xanthomonas sp. CFBP 8443. Protein-coding genes within it:
- the pdxA gene encoding 4-hydroxythreonine-4-phosphate dehydrogenase PdxA, which codes for MLPSLALVPGEPAGIGPELCVRLAQQPRRDCQLLAFADPDTLRAAAAALSLPLQLLPESAPAIAPGDLRLRAVGNAVPSRFGQTEPANAVAVIGALTQAADACLRGELAGLVTGPVHKAAINDGGIAYTGTTELLARHAGREVVMMLANDIVRVALATTHLPLRAVADALTPALLERCLRIVHAALRSEFGIAEPVIAVLGLNPHAGEDGHLGREEIEVMAPVLAALRGEGMRLLGPLPADTAFLPQKLTGVDTVLAMYHDQGLPVLKYSGFEQAVNLTLGLPYPRVAVDHGTALELAGRGVADPSSLFAAVALCAQLAARKQLL